The following is a genomic window from Panthera uncia isolate 11264 chromosome B4, Puncia_PCG_1.0, whole genome shotgun sequence.
TACAAAAACttcataaaagatgaaaaatatgtcACACCTCCTTTTagcaaaataatttcttctgaaaAACTTTGCCCAATAAAGGTCTTCCTAGCTAATTACTAGCTAAATGCAATTACCGTATGCCCCTTTTTTCTTGGAAATATATTGTTCACTTACAGATTCTAGAAAATTCATCTAGATACTGTCATCTGCAGACTCATTGTCTCATTGTCTgagattccacttacatgagccATTTCATATCCATGATCCATTTCACCATCATTAGACTACTGCTATCTATCCCTTTgaatttatcttctaattcatccAATAATTGTAAAACATCTTCCTCTGTCAAATTTCTTCTCTACACCATTAAGGACAGAAAATGAAGATTCCTGAATTCTCAATTGTGTTCAGTAAGAGCTAAAAGCAGATCATAGAGGTGTTATCTCCAGCCTTCTTTTACACCTTCTTGAAAGATGATGCAGTATTTTGGGACACAGAATAGTAAAAGTGAGAGACAATAATTATTTTGCTGATATTCTATCCTTTTAACAGAAGGATAGCAGAAAACAAACTTTCTTGAAGGGCTATATTAAATAGTTTAGGCTTAGGAGTTATGTGGTCTTCACTGCAACTTCTCAATTCTGCCATTGAAGAaaaagcagccatggacaataCAGAAATTAAATGTAGCTGTGTCCCCGAacaactttattcacaaaaagaAGTAATAATCTTGATTTTGCCCATGTTTACCTCTATGTGACCAGACGATTTCatcattcttctgttttcttattgtttttgccttttaaaaataattgataattatTGATGAAACGGTTAttctaataatgaaatagaaaaatgtttcaagaatatagaaaaaaataagatcaccAAGGTCCTATTAATGTAGCTTAGATTTAGAGATATGTCCAGTGAATCCATAAGATAGAATtaactttattctattttaaataattaaattttcacTTCATTCTTTGAGTTCTCAGAAAAATACCGGTTATGAGGCAACAATTTTACTAATAGTAGGTAATACTCAAAGACAAACTTTAATTCTAAACCTTGGTGCAGTAGATCGTGATGATATATTAAGTATTAAGGGTCTTTtatgagggtgcctggggggctcagtcagttaagcaactgactcttgattttggctcagttcatgatctcatggttgtgagatcgagccccgcatgaggagctctctcgctttctctttttctctctctctctctctctctctctcaaaaaactatACATGTCATTGCATTAAATGACAACGATGGGACTTAtctatgtttgtatttttctgtaagATACAACATCTAGTCAAGTAAGAACCACACAGGtcagaaagtgagaaaaatgttTGAGGTCTATGTTAAGGATGTATTCACAACTGACTAAAATTTAACAGCAATGGGGGCTggctacaaaaagaaaatgagtggcAAAAGTAGATGTTGATGTTCATAAGGAGTGAAATTTGGTAAAGTTAGAGTAAGATAATGTAAGAAtgatattttaggaaatatttaaaaagcgaGGCTAGAAAGCAGCTAATAACCTCTGAGAATGGGGACAAATCAAGGATCAAAAATTCCTTTGAGAATTGAAAATCGAAGAGCAGTTTcagatgaatgaaagaaaagaagaggtaaTACAACATGAGGTTAAGTCCAGAAAGGTTATTAggatactttaataaaaaaaaaatcgtaattAATCTGTGAGAGATTCTGAGATACCCTCATGTTAGTGCCTAAATTTGCTCTTACTTTTACGTTTACCAAGATTTTCACAAGAAAATTAATCTCTCACTTGGTGGCAAGTGCCAGATGCCTGTCTATGGAACACAAGAAGTAAAAGCATCCCACCCACCAGGTTAACAGCTTGACTTAAGAAAATATGAGACAGCTCTTGATGggagaagacaaacaaaaacaaacctaatGGACATTAGTcaaattagggggaaaaagtaTATTCAATTAATTACACGAAAACTTCTTTGTAACTTGAATGCAAAGAACtatggcaaaagaaagaaaataagaaagatagaaaattttGCACTGAGAAATTTAAAACCAATTTCGTAAAACCTCTAATACTTCTTAGACAGTAAGACCTTTTATatgaagattttattcttaaaaccctcaaaatacatttctaaatttagTTTATGATCTCTCTGTGTAGTGCATGGTTTGATAATCCAAAAAATGTTCCTTTTGAAGCAAAAGCTTCAAACAAtcgaaattaaaaaataaaaaaaattaaacagtaccTTGTGTAAATGTGTAGAGCTTCACTTTATTAGTGATAAATAATATCCATATTTTAGCAGCTATGGATAAGCAGAGTGCTTAAGCAATTGTATATGTCATTGGCCATTGGTAAATGCTACCTTGGCAGTAAGATTTTGATGTAATACATATTAATGCTAACTCTAAAGTGTctttacaaaatacatttattgtgtaacaaagagaaaattaggATTCACAAGCCCTGACGTCCTAATTCTGCCACCAATTAGTTGGACaatttatttaacatctctggCCTTTATTTCTTTACAGACATGAAGATATAAGttgagtttcttcctttttctattgGGCTGATTAAGGAAAAAATTGCCACGGATTTTTCTTGGTGAGTTCTATGTTCAGCTGTTTCTGTTTACTCTGCTGTGCACTAGCAACCAAAAGGCATGTTTTACTAATCAAGACAGGTTGAAGGCATGTTTTACTAATCAGGACAGGTCCAATCAGGACAGGTCAAGGTTACATGTCATGTTACAATCTTGGGGgttatatttctaaaaagtatTGTGCTTGGCAAAACCGGAATTAGCAAGATCAAGCTCTCCTAAAGTATATGGACTAGTAGTGGAGGAAAAGGCATCAATAGTActgtcattaaatatatttagaaactaATGTAATAGAAGTTCCAGAAGGCATCTGTGTCCAAAAGAAACCTGAGTTGTCAGCATTGTAAACTCACTCTGGTAGATGAGCTTTCTTCAgaatcatcttcattttttttcttttgagagagagagagagaaagagagcaggggaggggcagagagagagggagacagaatctaaagcaggatccatgctctgagctgtcagcacagagcctgatgcagggcttgaacccacggactgagagatcatgacctgagcggatgtcagaagcttaattgacggagccacccaggtgcccttcatcttcattttttttttaatgttttatttatttattgagaaagagagggagagaaggagaaggatcaggggaggagcagagagagaatcccaagcacgatgctgggctccatctcaggaaccctaagatcatgacctgagctgaaaccaagagtctgacccttaactgactgagccacccaggtgcccagaatcatcttcattttaaagcAACATTGCTACAGCACCCTGATCtgctaagataatttttttttttaccataattaaGGCTTTCATTAGACAAACCAtgtctttaaaagtatttttattagattaaaaTTGAATGTCTTTGAACTTGTGTAcatcattgttttttgtttgtttttttttcaaaattttctgctATGTAATTGttccagattaaaagagactACAAAGACATGACAAGTAAATGCAACATCTAGTCCTGGCTTGGCTTCcaggaaaaagtaaaaactctAGAAAGGACATTATTAGGATATTTGGCAATATTTGAATATGGATTGTATTTTAAACAATAGTATTAGTCAATTCTTAAACTAGTCAAAATCCTAAATTTGATCATTGTAATGTGATTGATAAGAGAATGTCGACAACCTTATGGCATAGgcacactgaaatatttagagGTAATAGGGCATGATATCTGTAACCCACTATCCAAtagattaggaaaaaataataattcagattAGTTTGTGATAAGGAAAttccagaggaggagggagagatgaagagaggaagaaagagtgtAAAAGTGGCAAAATGTTAAGTAAATTTGGGTGAagaggagatatatatataagctatttctaatattcttactattctgtaagtttgaaatttatttaaaacaggggtttttaaaagtctctgttAATTGTTGCCACATCCACATTGCCtaatcagaaattattttctgtgttcagGTTTACATTTTTCTGGGCCCTTCTTTGCGGCCAATTGTAAGGTATACACATATCCTTCTCTGCACTAccatgcacactctctcacacaGGGAGGATCCAGCAACAATTATTATATTGTCTTATGAAACAGATTATAACCTACAAGCAATGccataaatacttttaaagtgttttttaaaacatatttctgtacatACAAATGTATGAAAATCATTCCAGAGAGCCTCTAGAGCACTTCTGTAGATCAAACTGGTCTCAACAATTGATATATAGAAAGATCAACTGTTTAAAAAAGactatattatgctaagtgctaaaaattttattcatatacTACACTACTTACTAACTATAATTAGCAGGATTACAGTGTCTTTCTCTTTAGAAGATCATAAGCCAGAGTTTGTTATAAACGCCAAAATTCACTAAGTCACCTTGATTTCACAGTTGAGTAGGGCAGATTAAAATCGtaaatttattttagacattGCAATTTTAGCATGACACCCTTATCTAATATCAAGTTGTGGTGTCTCAGAATCTCATGCAAGGCATGATAATcagtttttaaatgcaaatcCTGAAAAATGGATTTCGGCAGAGGATGAATTTGAAACTTCAAGCTGGCCATGCCTGGGAGGACGTGTGAGTGCTTACTGTTGACTTATGGCACACATACATTTCTTTTGGCAAACTATTGACAAGAAGGCATAATACTACATAGCTTATTTCTGACATAAATCATGGTCCAATGAAACTAAGAAGAAGACCGTATGGCCAaatgttccctccctctctaatttgctattcacttatttttaaatacctgggtaagtaaagaaaaaaaataagttttaatgaatattttataagtaaaagtGAATTTCATAGGAGTCAAAATCGTTACACAAATTAAATTTTTCAACTAAAATAAACATCTACAAATAACACCTTCGGATATTAGGCAAGATAATTACAACACTCAGCTAGTGTTCAGTAGATGAATAATTTTCCAAACCCTGAAGGTGCTTCAAGATGCCCTAGGTAGTAGAGCAGGTTAGTTTGTAATAAGAAAACCTTTAGTCATCCAGTTGAGGACCTAACACTTGAGTTTTGTAGgccaatatatatacatattgacCCATAACTTGAAAAACCTATTTTCTTAGATTACTCAATTCACAGaaatttagttttagaaaaacattcagaaaacatgagcccacctatctttttttttttttttttttacaaatgtgaatTCACCttcttgcccaaagtcacttGATAGATTAGtagcagaaataataaattagtaGCAACCCCTGTCTTTTGGCTACCAAAACTATCCATGATGCACTCTACTATCTCACTTTTCTATTTCATGTgaacacatacacagaaaaatgtgtgactattaaaaaatagttgttttatgGATTTTCAACCTTTCATAAAAACCATTAGATAACAATTTAAAGCATGTTCCTCTTTGAAAGAGTTGATTTTCTCAGTGCATGTATTACAACTGaatggggagaaaataaagacaattaaaCTTTCACAGTAAATTCCTTATACTTACCTTAATTTgtgtactaaatattttaaacctaTATGATGTACATATTGTTTGAAGATCACTTACTTATGAAGAATTAATCCCCATCACTTgctttatattgaaaaaaatggcTTGGATAATGGAgaatatctattttatttcatttaatttttataccaAAGGCTTAAATATCTTCAACCCTATTGACTGCAATAGAACTAAGGAGTTCCTTCTAACTTCTTTTTGTGGCATATCATTGATTTAACATAAAGACTTCAGTACATTTCAGTGAGAAGTAAGGCAATCTagttaaatgaaacaaatagaagagaggaaataagGTGATGATGAACATCAATGCAAATTTTCAATGTCACAAAAGTGTTGCTGTTCTAAAAGTAAATTTGATAAAATACGGACAGAAAATTTAAACCTAGCCATTGTCCTGattatttgaatttcagttaATATGATGGTCTGCTTGTGAtatattttgaagtatattttattgATGACCCTCTTCATTAAATAAACTGAGGACTTCAGTTCCAGCTCTCACAATATAAGGAGGACTTAAGGAGCAGAGAAACAATCTTTTATTCTCTCCCATCAAAATCAAATATGCAAAGGTTCTCATGATAATTTGGCCAGAACAAATtacatgggagacaatcaccatGAAGAACAATTGTCCACTATCAAGCCCTTTTAattccttgctactcaaagtggtCCATGAACCAGCAGCATCAAAgtatgttagaaatgcagaaaccCAGGCCCTACGTGAGACATACTGAAGtataatctgcatttttaaaagatctctgAATGGTTTGTATGAACATGAAAGTTTAAGAAGTATTGCTTTAAAACAGACTTGCAGAAGGCATGAGAGAAAAGGAGTCAGTTTTACATGACTCCTTTATTTTAGGAGTCAGTTTTACATGACTCCTTTTACATGACTCCTTATTTAACATCTGTATTTTCTTAACTAGACAtatcacaaaaaaataataatatagtattatatactTTTGTTAGATACTTtgtgaaaatttttatattcacTCTCATGTTTAAATCTCACAACAAACCTATGTGATGAGAACTGTCACCAACATTTTggaatgagaaaacagatttaCATAAATAGATAGGACAAGTTCACACAGATAGTAACTGGTAGGAAGCAATCTGACTCAAGAGCTTGTGCActtaatcattatattttatggaTTAACATATGGCTACATGCAGATTCTGACCTATCAAAATATGGTACCAATTTTTGAGTGGAGAACATATAAATTGCATGATAGCTGTAGTAGaagaataaattctatttaaaaaattttatcatgCATGAATCTTAAATGGCCTaagctttcaaaatcttttataTCTGCCAATTTGTGATTTTTAAGATGATAAAATACACAATCAAAAAATTTGGATGGGTACAAGCACTGATAAATTACTCCTAAACCAAATAAGGTTAATTGGTACTTAACCTTCATATGAAGTGagataaaaagaatgatttataAAACTATTTGAGAGTGTTCTAATAATCATATACATTATGAAAGATACAtgtctatattttcctttattctggaaaagaaattaaagaatcagaaaggtacatattttaaagtttttctttctttagttacAGCTATTTTTGGATATATTATAAAGATTCAAGAGGCTGCTCTATTTAGTGGTGGTGGCAGGGACCAAAAAACTAGCAAAAAGTGAAGTACATActacagtatttttattatggTATATTCTAGTCCATAGTTAATATGATTAAAATAGctcacatttactgaatgcttgcTTACATGTAAGGCACTGTcacaagaggatttttttttttttacgctaTAATTTAATCTTAACCATGAAATAGAGACTAGCTTTATTCAGATAAATACAGAACGGCTAAATGTTGGATCTAGGATTTAAACTCCGGTAGATTGGATCTAATTCTCACATTCATGCTGCATAATTTTAGGGAAAGCTTCCTTTATTTCCCAGTATGCTTAACATATTTCAGGTTTCCTCCCTCTTTAATAGAGACTGGACGTGTAAATTTCTCTTTGCATTATTTTAGAGATGTATATGATAATCTACTTATAATCACTCTGCTTTAATGGACTTATAAGTGAGATAAACGCCTTAGGTTCATGGGATCAATATATATGAATTATGTCTTTAGTACCtagttcttatttttaagacTGAAAGGCAAATTATATTGTAATTTGTTTCCTTGCACCATCTAgtggatttaaatgaaaaatgcgGTAGTTAACTAGAAATAATTAAAAGTCAATTATATAAGTGAAATTTTCAAACGTATTCGGAGAACTGTTCCTAAAATCATATTTTGGATCCTACCAAAAGGCGCACGTCATTATTTGCCATTTTCATGAGGGAATCAATTAGGCATGTGTGGTGAATTCATTAGGGAATGTTTAAATCTacaaataatataacagaaaacagaagcatCCTTGCAATCCATTTACATTAGAAATAAGGAAAGTCCGACACGTTTAGCTCTCCGAACCAAACGAAATCGTAAACTGCGAGGCTTCCCAGGGACCTGCGCGGAGGGAGAAGTACCGCGGGTCTGCGCGGGACCAGTGCGCAGGCGTTCTGAGGGGCGGAAGTTAGGAGGCGGGGCTAAGCCGGACCTGGGAGCGGAAGAGGCCGGGGTTGCTGGCTGAAGCGCCGAGACCGTTTGGCGGTGAGTCCGGGGCCAGGCTGAGCTCAAAGTCCCAGACCCCAGGAGACGCCAGAAGAAACCGAAGGACTTGAGGTTCGGGAGCAGTCGCCGCTGGCCGCTGCTCTGCCTCCGCCCCCGCGGACGCCTCCGCCCCCGCCGCCTGAGGACGCGGCCCTGACAGGCCTCTAGGCCTAGGCGCGGCCCGAGGAGCCCGACGTGTTGCTGCCGGTGCTGCTGTGAGTAATACGAGCGCCCTCTCCACAGTCGTTTACAGATTAAAATGGAGGAAATTTCGTTGGCTAACCTGGATACTAACAAGCTAGAGGCCATCGCTCAGGAGATATACGTAGACCTAATAGAGGATTCTTGTTTGGGCTTCTGCTTTGAGGTGCATCGGGCAGTCAAGTGTGGCTACTTCTACCTGGAGTTCGCAGAAACTGGTAGCGTGAAGGATTTTGGCATTCAGCCTGTGGAAGATAAAGGAGCGTGCCGCCTTCCGCTTTGCTCCCTTCCCGGAGAATCTGGGAATGGGCCTGATCAGCAGCTGCAACGCTCACCCCCAGAATTCCAGTAGCTGCAACATGAGAGAGTCAGAGGGTGACCAGGACAATAACATAGACCGGTCCTGTGGTTTGGAGAAGTTAGGTAtctaagtagaaaaagaaaaaaaataaaataaataagacaaaagtcCCAATTCCCATTGAAGATCCTAGCCTTTAAAAACCCAAAGTGGAGAATTTAGGAATTCGGATCCTTTTATAAGTATATTACCTGGAATCAGCTTTGAAACCCTGGGCAGGAGGAGCTGTGCATCCTGTGCACCGTACCGTGCAGGTCGAGCTCTACACCAAGAAGTG
Proteins encoded in this region:
- the ATXN7L3B gene encoding ataxin-7-like protein 3B codes for the protein MEEISLANLDTNKLEAIAQEIYVDLIEDSCLGFCFEVHRAVKCGYFYLEFAETGSVKDFGIQPVEDKGACRLPLCSLPGESGNGPDQQLQRSPPEFQ